In Macaca fascicularis isolate 582-1 chromosome X, T2T-MFA8v1.1, one DNA window encodes the following:
- the HCFC1 gene encoding host cell factor 1 isoform X15, translating to MASAVSPANSPAVLLQPRWKRVVGWSGPVPRPRHGHRAVAIKELIVVFGGGNEGIVDELHVYNTATNQWFIPAVRGDIPPGCAAYGFVCDGTRLLVFGGMVEYGKYSNDLYELQASRWEWKRLKAKTPKNGPPPCPRLGHSFSLVGNKCYLFGGLANDSEDPKNNIPRYLNDLYILELRPGSGVVAWDIPITYGVLPPPRESHTAVVYTEKDNKKSKLVIYGGMSGCRLGDLWTLDIDTLTWNKPSLSGVAPLPRSLHSATTIGNKMYVFGGWVPLVMDDVKVATHEKEWKCTNTLACLNLDTMAWETILMDTLEDNIPRARAGHCAVAINTRLYIWSGRDGYRKAWNNQVCCKDLWYLETEKPPPPARVQLVRANTNSLEVSWGAVATADSYLLQLQKYDIPATAATATSPTPNPVPSVPANPPKSPAPAAAAPAVQPLTQVGITLLPQAAPAPPTTTTIQVLPTVPGSSISVPTAARTQGVPAVLKVTGPQATTGTPLVTMRPTSQAGKAPVTVTSLPAGVRMVVPTQSAQGTVIGSSPQMSGMAALAAAAAATQKIPPSSAPTVLSVPAGTTIVKTMAVTPGTTTLPATVKVASSPVMVSNPATRMLKTAAAQVGTSVSSATNTSTRPIITVHKSGTVTVAQQAQVVTTVVGGVTKTITLVKSPISVPGGSALISNLGKVMSVVQTKPVQTSAVTGQASTGPVTQIIQTKGPLPAGTILKLVTSADGKPTTIITTTQASGAGTKPTILGISSVSPSTTKPGTTTIIKTIPMSAIITQAGATGAAGAALTEPVFPGPPLSHPGVTSSPGIKSPITIITTKVMTSGTGAPAKIITAVPKIATGHGQQGVTQVVLKGAPGQPGTILRTVPMGGVRLVTPVTVSAVKPAVTTLVVKGTTGVTTLGTVTGTVSTSLAGAGGHSTSASLATPITTLGTIATLSSQVINPTAITVSAAQTTLTAAGGLTTPTITMQPVSQPTQVTLITAPSGVEAQPVHDLPVSILASPTTEQPTATVTIADSGQGDVQPGTVTLVCSNPPCETHETGTTNTATTTVVANLGGHPQPTQVQFVCDRQEAAASLVTSTVGQQNGSVVRVCSNPPCETHETGTTNTATTATSNMAGQHGCSNPPCETHETGTTNTATTAMSSVGANHQRDARRACAAGTPAVIRISVATGALEAAQGSKPQCQTRQTSTTSTTMTVMATGAPCSAGPLLGPSMAREPGGRGPAFVQLAPLSSKVRLSSPGSKDLPAGRHSHVANTTAMARSSMGAGEPRTAPACESLQGGSPSTTVTVTALEALLCPSATVTQVCSNPPCETHETGTTNTATTSNAGSAQRVCSNPPCETHETGTTHTATTATSNGGTGQPEGGQQPPAGHPCETHQTTSTGTTMSVSMGALLPDATSSHRTLESGLEVAAAPSVTPQAGTALLAPFPTQRVCSNPPCETHETGTTHTATTVTSNMSSNQDPPPAASDQGEVESTQGDSVNITSSSAITTTVSSTLTRAVTTVTQSTPVPGPSVPPPEELQVSPGPRQQLPPRQLLQSASTALMGESTEVLSASQTPELPAAVDLSSTGEPSSGQESASSAVVATVVVQPPPPVQSEVDQLSLPQELMAEAQAGTTTLMVTGLTPEELAVTAAAEAAAQAAATEEAQALAIQAVLQAAQQAVMGTGEPMDTSEAAATVTQAELGHLSAEGQEGQATTIPIVLTQQELAALVQQQQLQEAQAQQQHHHLPTEALAPADSLNDPAIESNCLNELAGTVPSTVALLPSTATESLAPSNTFVAPQPVVVASPAKLQAAATLTEVANGIESLGVKPDLPPPPSKAPMKKENQWFDVGVIKGTNVMVTHYFLPPDDAVPSDDDSGTVPDYNQLKKQELQPGTAYKFRVAGINACGRGPFSEISAFKTCLPGFPGAPCAIKISKSPDGAHLTWEPPSVTSGKIIEYSVYLAIQSSQAGGELKSSTPAQLAFMRVYCGPSPSCLVQSSSLSNAHIDYTTKPAIIFRIAARNEKGYGPATQVRWLQETSKDSSGTKPANKRPMSSPEMKSAPKKSKADGQ from the exons ATGGCTTCGGCCGTGTCGCCCGCCAACTCGCCAGCGGTGCTCCTGCAGCCCCGCTGGAAGCGAGTGGTGGGCTGGTCGGGTCCGGTGCCGCGGCCCCGCCACGGCCACCGCGCCGTGGCCATCAAGGAGCTCATCGTGGTGTTTGGCGGCGGCAACGAGGGAATAGTGGACGAACTGCACGTGTACAACACGG cAACCAACCAGTGGTTCATCCCAGCCGTGAGGGGGGACATTCCCCCTGGGTGTGCAGCCTATGGCTTCGTGTGTGACGGGACTCGCCTCCTGGTGTTTGGCGGGATGGTGGAGTATGGAAAATACAGCAATGACCTCTACGAGCTCCAG GCGAGCCGGTGGGAGTGGAAGAGACTCAAAGCAAAGACGCCCAAAAACGGGCCCCCTCCATGTCCTCGGCTCGGGCACAGCTTCTCCCTCGTGGGCAACAAATGCTACCTGTTTGGGGGTCTGGCCAATGATAGCGAGGACCCAAAGAACAACATTCCGAG GTACCTGAATGACTTATATATCCTGGAATTACGGCCAGGCTCCGGAGTGGTAGCCTGGGATATCCCCATCACTTATGGGGTCCTACCACCACCCCGGGAGTCACATACTGCCGTGGTCTACACCGAGAAAGACAACAAGAAGTCCAAGCTGGTGATCTACGGCGGGATGAGTGGCTGCAGGCTGGGGGACCTGTGGACCCTAGATATTG ACACACTGACGTGGAATAAGCCCAGTCTCAGCGGGGTGGCGCCTCTTCCTCGCAGTCTCCACTCGGCAACCACCATCGGAAATAA AATGTACGTGTTTGGTGGCTGGGTGCCTCTCGTCATGGATGACGTCAAAGTGGCCACACACGAGAAGGAGTGGAAGTGTACCAACACGCTGGCTTGTCTCAACCTGG ATACCATGGCCTGGGAGACGATCCTGATGGATACACTGGAGGACAACATCCCCCGCGCTCGGGCTGGCCACTGCGCAGTCGCCATCAACACTCGCTTGTACATTTGGAGTGGGCGTGACGGCTACCGCAAGGCCTGGAACAACCAGGTCTGCTGCAAGGACCTCTGGTACCTAGAGACAG AaaagccaccacccccagcccgaGTACAGCTGGTACGCGCCAACACCAACTCCCTGGAGGTGAGCTGGGGGGCAGTGGCAACAGCCGACAGCTACCTTCTCCAGCTCCAGAAATATGACATTCCTGCCACGGCCGCTACTGCCACCTCCCCTACGCCCAATCCGGTCCCATCTGTGCCTGCCAACCCTCCCAAGAGCCCTGCCCCAGCAGCAGCCGCACCTGCTGTGCAGCCGCTGACCCAAGTAGGCATCACGCTCCTGCCCCAGGCTGCCCCTGCGCCCCcgaccaccaccaccatccaggTCTTGCCGACGGTGCCTGGCAGCTCCATTTCTGTGCCCACTGCAGCCAGGACTCAAG GTGTCCCTGCTGTTCTCAAAGTGACCGGTCCTCAGGCTACAACAGGAACTCCATTGGTCACCATGCGACCTACCAGCCAGGCCGGGAAAGCCCCTGTCACCGTGACCTCCCTGCCTGCTGGAGTGCGGATGGTTGTGCCAACGCAGAGTGCCCAGGGGACG GTGATTGGCAGTAGCCCACAGATGAGTGGGATGGCCGCACTGGCCGCTGCGGCTGCTGCCACCCAGAAGATCCCCCCTTCCTCGGCACCCACGGTGCTGAGTGTCCCAGCGGGCACCACCATCGTGAAGACCATGGCTGTGACACCTGGCACTACCACCCTCCCAGCCACTGTGAAGGTGGCCTCCTCGCCAGTCATG GTGAGCAACCCTGCCACTCGCATGCTGAAGACTGCAGCTGCCCAGGTGGGGACATCGGTTTCCTCCGCCACCAACACGTCTACCCGCCCTATCATCACAGTGCACAAGTCAGGCACTGTGACAGTGGCCCAGCAAGCCCAGGTGGTGACCACAGTCGTGGGCGGGGTCACCAAGACCATCACCCTGGTGAAGAGCCCCATCTCTGTCCCAGGAGGCAGCGCTCTG ATTTCCAATCTGGGCAAAGTGATGTCGGTGGTCCAGACCAAACCAGTTCAGACTTCAGCAGTCACAGGCCAGGCGTCCACGGGTCCTGTGACTCAGATCATCCAG ACCAAAGGGCCTCTGCCAGCGGGAACAATCCTGAAGCTGGTGACCTCAGCAGATGGCAagcccaccaccatcatcactaccacgcAGGCCAGTGGGGCGGGGACCAAGCCCACCATCCTGGGCATCAGTAGCGTCTCCCCCAGTACCACCAAGCCCGGCACAACCACCATCATCAAAACCATCCCCATGTCGGCCATCATCACCCAGGCGGGCGCCACCG GGGCAGCAGGGGCAGCCCTCACAGAACCTGTGTTCCCTGGGCCCCCACTCTCCCATCCAGGTGTGACCAGCAGTCCTGGCATCAAGTcccccatcaccatcatcaccaccaagGTGATGACTTCAGGAACTGGAGCACCTGCCAAAATCATCACTGCTGTCCCCAAAATTGCCACTGGTCATGGGCAGCAGGGAGTGACGCAG GTGGTGCTTAAGGGGGCCCCGGGACAGCCAGGCACCATTCTCCGCACTGTGCCCATGGGGGGTGTTCGCCTAGTCACACCCGTCACCGTCTCCGCTGTCAAGCCAGCTGTCACCACGTTGGTTGTGAAAGGCACCACAG GTGTCACGACCCTAGGCACAGTGACAGGCACGGTCTCCACCAGCCTTGCCGGGGCAGGGGGCCACAGCACCAGTGCTTCCCTGGCCACGCCCATCACCACCTTGGGCACCATCGCCACCCTCTCAAGCCAGGTGATCAACCCCACTGCCATCACTGTGTCTGCCGCACAGACCACGCTGACAGCGGCAGGCGGGCTCACGACCCCAACCATCACCATGCAG CCCGTGTCCCAGCCCACCCAGGTAACTCTGATCACGGCACCCAGTGGGGTGGAGGCTCAGCCTGTGCACGACCTCCCTGTGTCCATTCTGGCCTCCCCGACTACAGAACAGCCCACTGCCACAGTCACCATTGCCGACTCAGGCCAGGGTGATGTGCAGCCTGGCACTGTCACCTTGGTGTGCTCCAACCCACCCTGTGAGACCCACGAGACTGGCACCACCAACACAGCAACCACCACTGTTGTGGCTAACCTTGGGGGACACCCCCAGCCCACCCAAGTGCAGTTCGTCTGTGACAGACAGGAGGCAGCTGCTTCTCTTGTGACCTCGACTGTGGGGCAGCAGAATGGTAGTGTGGTTCGAGTCTGCTCAAACCCACCCTGCGAGACCCATGAGACGGGCACCACCAACACCGCCACCACCGCCACCTCCAACATGGCCGGGCAGCATGGCTGCTCAAACCCACCCTGCGAGACCCATGAGACAGGCACCACCAACACTGCCACTACAGCCATGTCAAGTGTCGGCGCCAACCACCAGCGAGATGCCCGTCGGGCCTGTGCAGCCGGCACCCCTGCCGTGATCCGGATCAGTGTGGCCACTGGGGCGCTGGAGGCAGCTCAGGGCTCTAAGCCCCAGTGCCAAACCCGCCAGACCAGCACGACCAGCACCACCATGACTGTGATGGCCACCGGGGCCCCGTGCTCGGCCGGCCCACTCCTTGGGCCAAGCATGGCACGGGAACCTGGGGGCCGTGGCCCTGCTTTTGTGCAGTTGGCCCCTCTGAGTAGCAAAGTCAGGCTGAGCAGCCCAGGCAGCAAGGACCTGCCCGCGGGGCGCCACAGCCATGTGGCCAACACCACTGCCATGGCCCGTTCCAGCATGGGTGCTGGGGAGCCCCGCACGGCACCTGCGTGCGAGAGCCTCCAGGGTGGCTCGCCTAGCACCACAGTGACTGTGACGGCCCTGGAGGCACTGCTGTGCCCCTCGGCCACCGTGACCCAAGTCTGCTCCAACCCACCATGTGAGACCCACGAGACAGGCACCACCAACACCGCCACTACCTCGAATGCAGGCAGCGCCCAGAGGGTGTGCTCCAACCCACCATGCGAAACCCACGAGACAGGCACCACCCACACGGCCACCACCGCCACTTCAAACGGGGGCACGGGCCAGCCCGAGGGTGGGCAACAGCCCCCTGCTGGTCACCCCTGTGAGACACACCAGACCACTTCCACCGGCACCACCATGTCAGTCAGCATGGGCGCCCTACTTCCCGACGCCACTTCTTCCCACAGGACCCTGGAGTCTGGTCTGGAGGTGGCGGCGGCGCCCAGCGTCACCCCCCAGGCTGGCACCGCACTGCTGGCTCCTTTCCCAACGCAGAGGGTGTGCTCCAACCCCCCCTGTGAGACCCACGAGACGGGCACCACTCACACGGCCACCACTGTCACTTCCAACATGAGCTCAAACCAAG ACCCCCCACCCGCTGCCAGCGATCAGGGAGAGGTGGAGAGCACCCAGGGCGACAGCGTGAACATCACCAGCTCCAGTGCCATCACAACAACTGTGTCCTCCACACTGACGCGGGCTGTGACCACTGTGACGCAGTCCACGCCGGTCCCGGGCCCCTCCGTGCCG CCCCCAGAGGAACTCCAGGTGTCACCAGGGCCTCGCCAGCAGCTGCCGCCACGGCAGCTTCTACAGTCGGCTTCCACAGCCCTGATGGGGGAGTCCACTGAGGTCCTGTCAGCCTCCCAGACCCCTGAGCTCCCAGCCGCCGTGGATCTGAGCAGCACAGGGGAGCCATCTTCGGGCCAGGAGTCTGCCAGCTCTGCGGTGGTGGCCACTGTGGTGGTCCAGCCACCCCCACCTGTGCAGTCTGAAGTAGACCAGTTATCACTTCCCCAAGAGTTAATGGCCGAGGCCCAAGCCGGCACCACCACCCTCATGGTAACGGGGCTCACCCCTGAGGAGCTGGCAGTGACTGCCGCTGCAGAAGCAGCCGCCCAGGCCGCAGCCACGGAGGAAGCCCAGGCCCTGGCCATCCAGGCGGTGCTCCAGGCCGCACAGCAGGCCGTCATGG GCACTGGCGAGCCTATGGACACCTCTGAGGCAGCAGCAACCGTGACGCAGGCAGAGCTGGGGCACCTGTCAGCCGAGGGTCAGGAGGGCCAGGCCACCACCATCCCTATTGTGCTGACACAGCAGGAGCTGGCTGCCCtggtgcagcagcagcagctacaggaggcccaggcccagcagcagcatcaccaccTCCCCACTGAGGCCCTGGCCCCTGCCGACAGTCTCAACGACCCGGCCATTGAGAGCAACTGCCTCAATGAGCTGGCCGGCACAGTCCCCAGCACTGTGGCGCTGCTGCCCTCAACGGCCACTGAGA GCCTGGCCCCATCCAACACATTTGTGGCCCCCCAGCCGGTTGTGGTGGCCAGCCCAGCCAAGCTGCAGGCTGCAGCTACCCTGACTGAAGTGGCCAATGGCATCGAGTCCCTGGGTGTG AAGCCGGACCTGCCACCCCCACCCAGCAAAGCCCCCATGAAGAAGGAGAACCAGTGGTTTGATGTAGGGGTCATTAAGGGCACCAATGTAATGGTGACACACTATTTCCTGCCACCAGATGATGCTGTCCCATCAGAC GATGATTCGGGCACCGTCCCCGACTATAACCAGCTGAAGAAGCAGGAGCTGCAGCCAGGCACAGCCTATAAGTTTCGTGTTGCCGGAATCAATGCCTGTGGCCGGGGGCCCTTCAGCGAAATCTCAGCCTTTAAGACGTGTCTGCCTGGTTTCCCAGGGGCCCCTTGTGCCATTAAAATCAGCAAA AGTCCGGACGGTGCTCACCTCACCTGGGAGCCACCCTCTGTGACCTCCGGCAAGATCATCGAGTACTCGGTGTACCTGGCCATCCAGAGCTCACAGGCTGGGGGCGAGCTCAAGAGCTCCACCCCGGCCCAGCTGGCCTTCATGCGGGTGTACTGCgggcccagcccctcctgcctGGTGCAGTCCTCCAGCCTCTCCAACGCCCACATCGACTATACCACCAAGCCCGCCATCATCTTCCGCATCGCCGCCCGCAATGAGAAGGGCTATGGCCCAGCCACACAAGTGAGGTGGCTGCAGG aAACCAGTAAAGACAGCTCTGGCACCAAGCCGGCCAACAAGCGGCCCATGTCCTCTCCAGAAAT GAAATCTGCTCCAAAGAAATCTAAGGCCGATGGTCAGTGA